The genomic window TTTTTTAGCAATGGCCGCTTCTTGCTTTTTCTTCATTTCTTCAGCTTGAACTGGATCCATAGTCACTTTAACTGTAAAATTCGCTTCAACTTCTGGGAAGAGTTTAGCTTTAACATTGAAAGTCCCTGTAGATTTAATAGGAGTTTCAATAATTAACAATCTTCTTTCAATTTCTATTGTTCTTTCAGACAATATTTTTGACAATTCAGAGTTTGTAACACTTCCAAAGAGTTTTCCATTGTTACCAACTTTTTTTACAAGTTCGATGTTTAGTCCATCGATTTTTTTCTTTAAATCAAGCGCATACTTGTATTCTTCTGCGACTTTTTTTGCGAGGGCCTTTTTTTGATTTTCAAATGCTTTTTTGTTTTTATCATCGGCAATAACTGCAAGATTTTTTGGAACAAGATAATTTCTCCCATAACCAGCAGAAACATTTACTATTTCTCCGACGTTTCCTAGTGCAGGAACTTTTTCTGTTAATATAACTTTCATTTTAATTCTCCTTATTTCGATTTATCATCTTTCTAAAATCAAACCATTGGTCAAAAACTCCAACAATTACAACAACATGCCATAAAGACCAAATGGTAAATACAACAAATAGAGAGCGAATAAATCCCTTAATCTGTAATTTATTGAGTAGTGAAATATAAATTCCGAAGCCTTGAAAAAAGTAAAAAACTCCAACACAAGCAAGAATGTTTCCTCCAACGTAATCAAGTTTTAGATGAGGACTAAAATCTGAAAACAAAACGCAGGATAGTCCTACGATTAGGAAATAAACGAGATAATTTGGAGACTTAAAATTGACAAGGTCATTTGAAGTATAAGGGTATGTACTCTTTTGTATCCATATGTGGGATGCTCTTAGGACAGAAAACAAACTCGCCCAAAGACTAAGAAAAATTCCAACAAAGAACACTGATGGTAAAATGCTGACAATTGTGGTTGCCATTTCTTTGGGGTTTTTTAGAACGTCTTCAAGATATCTGGCCCTTTCTCCACCTTTTGCAAAAAGATCAGGATCTAGCTGCTTATAGTGTTCAAGTTCTGAAACAAGAATCTTTTCAAATTGTTCAACAACAGAAATTTCAAGACCTAAGATACTCAGGCCAAGAATGAGAAAAGATAGGCCAGCAATAATTGCACCTATTTTAACGATTCCTTCAACAGGGTCCATCTCTTTAACAAAAATTTGGTATAGCATCACTCCATAAAAAAATGAAAGTGAAACAACTCCAAAAAAAAGAGGATTCACATTATTGAAAATAATTGAAAAAAGATAGATAACAAGTATGCTAAAGGCGCCCATGAGCATGGTCTTGTTTTTCCCATACATAATAAGTGAAAAGAGTATTGGTGCAGGAGCAAAGAGGGACAAAAGGCCGGTTGTAGATAAAACTATAAATACAACTGATAAAAAGAACCAACGAGACCAGTTAAGGTCGGACACTGTTGGATTTTGAATTTCTGGCCCAGTATTGCTCATGCTCAATTTTTACATTCCTTATATTCTTTCAGCAATTCTATTATTCATATAGCTTGCTACACCAATTTGTCTTGCACGCTTAATTGCAGTGTTAACAAACCTTTGATGTTTTCTACTCACACCTGAAACTCTTGCTGGCCCAATTTTTCCAAATTCATTTACTAGCCATGCATATGTATTGGGATCTTTCCAATCTGCAATAAGTTTATTTGAAGTAAACCAACAATTTTTTCTTTTAGCGAATTTTTTACGCCCTTTTTCAGATTCTTCTCCCTCAGTATCCTCGACCTCAGTTCCCTTTTTGGCCTTAGAAAAAGGAGTTTTGTAATTTTTGAGAATTTGTTGCTCTTGAGAAGCTTCTCCAAGTTTAACAAACATGTACTTTATAACAGATTCATTAATGCCCAAACGTCTTTGAATTTCTTTGTTTGCAGCACTATCTGACTTATAAATAAAGTAGAGATAGTTACCTGATTGAAGTCCTGATGAAGTTGGTTGTGGAAATCTCATTGTTCCCCAATCATCACTCAACAATACTGAACCAAGATTTGCTTCAGTTACTTCTGAAACAATTTTTTTTAGTGACGCTACTTGGTCTTCTGTTGCGTCAGGTCTTGCGACTACTGCCAATTCATAAATCATCTTTACCTCCTGGACTAACGGCCTGACACCCCAATGACATCAAGCGAAAAGTAGATTTACAATGAGGCCAGAAACTAACATTTTTTAGTTAATGTGAAAAGAAATTTGGCAATTGGTAAATTCATAAATAAATATAATGAGCAAAATTATCTTCCTTTTTATAAGTTCAATAATTTAAACAATTTATAATAGATTGAGCTTTGTCTTTTTTCCAGCACTTAGACTCATTCGGCCATGTATTCTTTTTGACGTCCTCCTCTCAGTAAACCAAGAGGATTCCTAGTGTGCTTGTACACAGCTAGAGGTTACCGCTTCAAAGACCTGTACATCTGCCACGTCTCCACGGTCACTTTGGGTGCGCCACTGAATGAAACCTACCCAAAACTACTCACGTAATTCTGGTGTTCATTTCCTAGTTCATCTATGCTGGTTTTATCTTTAGATAGTTTCCAAAGATTAATTGCTAAAGATTTCATTCTCAATAGTTTGCAATAGAGGTATGTAAATATTGGAAATAATCAATATTTTGAATAAAACCATGATATACGACCGCAAATGTAGTTTTTTGAGTATTTTATGATTGGTAGGGCCTATTATTTTGTATTGTTTTTTTGCATACTTGGACGTTGTCAATGCGAGGAAATGGAAAAATTCAATACAGTGGCAAGGGGTATCCTTTACGATCAGCTTATAAATAGAATTAGATTAAAAAAAGAGATTGAAGATAAATATTTTGAAATTCTAAAAGATGAAACAGTTCAAGAACTGGCCCATCAAACCATCCCGATTATTGAATCTCTTTTAAATAGAACTTTCAAACGATTACCAATTATCAAAGTCATGGAATCCAGAGACATCTTTGAATTCCTTTACAAAAATTCTCAAAGAGACACGCTAAATAAAATTCAACATGAATCTACATTGAGTTTCAAACAAAAAAAGAAACTCTTAAATGACTATCATTATTTAGATATTTCAAATATGAAGACCGCCAAATCTAGCTTAAATTTGCCTTTTTTCTTTTTTGAATCTCTCAATACTATTGTAGTAAATCGACAACTGGCCATTCAAAGTATTTTTGAACGGTCTTCTCCTTTGGGTTCAAACAAGTTAAGTACAAATGATTTTTTAAATTATCTCATTATTTCTCTAGGTCATGAACTCGTCCATGTACTTCAATCACAATATTCTTCAGTAATAAGTTCACTCGGTATTTATCAAAATGATTTTACTATTTCTCAGTTATCTCTTCTTGAGGGACATGCTACTTTTTTTGAAGAAAAGCTTGGAGAAGCACTTGGGATATCTCCAATTCATTTCAATTTTATAAAAGATGGTTGTCTCATTGAAAATCAAATGACTTCAACTAGAAACAATTTTCTTGTTAAAAGTATATATCTGGCCGGGAAAGACTTTGTAGAATATTTTTATAATCTTGGTGGTGTTGAACGGGTTTGGAAGCTTTTCGACTCTCCCCCACAAACATATTCTGAAATTTTGGATCCTCAAAATTACACACGTTTTAGACTTCCACACAAATCGGATTTTAATTCTCTCCATTTGTCTGAATTTCTTTATTCTAGGTTTCATATGATTCCTAAAATGAGACATATATCTGTCAATCAAGTATGGGAAAAGTTTCATTTATATGACCAAAACTTCAATAAAGAGGTACTCAAACATATTAAATCTGCTCAAACAATAAACATACAATCAGAAAAGGGTCTTTTTGTAATTACAATCTATATCCCTAAAGGCCCAAATGATCTCACTGAGTTTTCAAAAAAAATAGATGCTACAAAAACAAATTTTTCCCTTTCAAATAAAGTAGATCTCTATGTAAAGGAAAAATATAATATTGAAGGTCAAGATTTAGAAATAAAATACGTCATTTTTTCAGATGGGCAGCAATATTCAAATACTCAATTTAAATTGAAAAACGCTCTTATTGAAGTTGAAATGAAGGATGGAAATCCAAGTCAATTGCGAACTTTTTTAGAAAGTTCACATTTATTTTCAAAAGAATACGATATATTTAAAATCAGTGCTTTTCATTCATTAAATTTTAAAGAATTAAATGTTAAACTGAAAAAAATGATACTTTCTCTAAAACTTTGGACTGAATTGTTTTTTGTGAATCTAAAATTCGACATAGAAAATTTAAATCGGAAATGCTCATCTTTGTTTAAGAAAAAAACTAATTTCAGGTGAAATTGTTAAATACACTTTCCCTTATAAATTAAAAAAAATAATCAGAAAATCTAGATTTTAGAACGACGAAAAGACTTAGTATTTTCCTTAGCTCTTCTTTTTTCTGAGGCCTGCAGTTTTTCTTTTTTTCGCATCGAAGGCTTTTTGTACTCTTTTCTTTTACGGTATTCTTTTAAAATACCAGCTGATTCGCACATCCTCTTAAATTTTCTGAGGGCCTTATCTGCTGTAAAGCTTCCACTGACTACCACTTTGACAGAGTCGTTGGACATTCATTTTCTCCCTGACTTAATGCAGTATTAATTATGAGATTTCTATTGTAGCAAAAGTCCCAAATTAATCAAGTTTACTTTTTCATATTCTTAACAATTTATTCACTTTCTAGTACTCCTGCGGGAAAATCTCATACTGCTCAATATGGTAATTATTTTCGGATCTTATAACCAAGGTTTTTGAAAACTTTTCTTCTAAGTTTTCAATAACATCAAAGTCGTCATCACACAATCTAGCAGTCACCTCTGGGTGTGCGTAAATAAAAACTTTATTACCCGTACTTTTCCCTATGACTTTTTGAAGTTCTCTAATGAGTTCGAAACAAACAGTCGTCGTAGATTTAACTCTCCCTGTCCCTTCACAGTAGGGGCATTGAGTGCACAGAATTCTAGTTAAGGTATCTCTCGTTCTTTTTCTAGTCATCTCAACTAGACCTAATCCTGAGATCGGCAAGACATTTGTTTTTGCTCTGTCTTTTTTTAATGCTTCGAGTAGACTGGTATAAACTTGTTCTCTATGTTCTACCTTTTCCATATCAATAAAATCTACAATGATGAGTCCTCCACAATTTCTAAGTCTCAATTGATAGGCCAATTCTTTTACTGCCTCGAGATTAGTACGTAAAATTGTATCTTCTAGAGTTTTGCGACCAATGAATTTTCCAGTATTAACATCAACAGAAACTAAAGCTTCGGTCTGATCAATATTCAAAGAACCACCAGAGCGTAAGTAAACTTTATTACTTAGACCACGTTCAATTTCAAGATCAATCCCATATTTTTCAAAAATAGGTACATCTTTTTTGTTATAAAGTTCTATTTTACCTTTAAGGGAAGGTAAAAATTTTGTAGCAAATTTATCAACTTCTTTTTGATGTTCCTTAGTATCTAAAACTACTTTTTCAACGTGCTCATCGGTAATATCTCGCAAAACTCTTTGTACGAATGATAGATCCTTATAAACAAGATAGGGGGCCTTTTTCTTGTCAAAATTCTTTTGAATATCTTTCCACATTTTCACGAGCATATTGAAGTCATTTTTTAAAACTCTATAAGACTGGCCTTCAGCTACTGTTCTAGCGATTATTCCCTTTCCTTCAGGTCGTATTGTATCGAGAATTTCTTTTAACCTTTCCCGTTCTTTTTCATTTTCTATTCTTCGAGAAACCCCTGTATGTTCAATTAAAGGCATATAAACGATATGCCTTCCGGCCAAAGTAATGTGCCTCGTAACTCTTGGGCCTTTGGTAGATATTGGCTCTTTAGCGACTTGTACGACAATTTCATCACCCTCTTTGAGAAAACTTTCTATTGAACATTCTGGACGAAACCTCATATCAACTTGTTCAGAAAGGGTGCTTAGTTCATCGGGTATTACGTTTCCGACATTCCTTTCCCCTAGATCTTCAAGTTTTTTTTTGGCCTCTTCGGCCTTTGCAACCATCTCTCGCTGCTCTTCTAGGGTTGGAATATAGGCATCATCAACATAAAGGAAGGCCGCTTTATCAAATCCAATGTCAACAAAAGCTGATTGCATTCCTGGTAGTACCCTTGCGACTTTTCCACAATAGATATTTCCTACACGTGGAAAATTTGGTGATTTGTGACCTTCTCTTTCAATGATAAAATCAAGAATCTCACCATTTTCTAGAAGAGCTGCTCTTGATTCACCCAGAGTTTTATTAATAATCATTTGTTTTGGCATACGTTCCCTTATATAAATATCCCAGCAATACAGGCCGTCATAAAACAGGCCAAAGAGCCTGCAATCAAAGATTTTATTCCAAGATTGGCCAGATCTTTCCTACGACTTGGAGCAATTGTTCCAATTCCTCCTAATTGTATCGCAATTGAACTAAAATTGGAAAAACCACACAAAGCGTAAGTTGAAATAACTACAGCTCTAGGCGATAAAGAACTTAGCTGATCCTTGAGATCTAAGTAGGCCACAAATTCATTGATAACAACTTTTTTCCCTAAAAGTGAGCCCACAATAACTGACTCTGACAATGGTACACCCATAAGGGCCGCAATTGGAGCAAAGATATATCCAAGAATGAGTTCGAGTGTTAAACCTTCAATTAATTTCGGGTTTGCAGGTGAAAACATTGAATAAAATGAATTGATTCCTTTTTCTAAAACAGACAGCCCTCCATTTAACATTGCAATAAGTGCAATAAATGCTAAAAGCATTGCCCCTACATTTAATGCTAACTTCATTCCCTCGGCAGCCCCCGACGCAGCTGCGTCAATTATATTTACATGTTCCTCGATTTCAAGACTTCTAATGTGATCATTTGTCACTGAATCAACAGTTTCGGGCACCAGGATTTTTGCACAAACAAGTGCTGCGGGAGCAGACATAACTGATGCTGCTAAAAGATGGCCAGCGTCAATACCTAATCCGACATATGCGGCCAATACACCGCCGGCCATCGTGGCCATTCCACCACTCATAAGGGCCATCAGTTCTGATTTTGTCATTTTAGAGATGTAGGGTTTGACAACTAGCGGGGCCTCTGTTTGTCCTGCAAAAATATTAGCTGCTGCAGCCAAGGATTCTACACCTGAAGTGTTCATAACTTTCATCATGATATGTGCAGTGAATTTAATTATTTTTTGCATAACACCAAGATGATAGAGGACACTCATAAGGGAACCAAAGAATATTATTGTAGGAAGAACCATCGTTGCAAAAACAAATCCGAGTTTTTCGGCCCTTGCCAAGTCTCCAAAGAGAAACATTGATCCTTCTGAAGTAAAATTTAAAATTCCTTGAAAAAAGTCTTTCGCATAAGAGAAGAACATTTTTCCAATATTTGTTTTGAGTATAATGATTGCCAATAAAACTTGAAGTAATATTCCATTGACGACTGTTTTCCACTTAATATTTTTTCTGTCATTACTAAGCGCAAAAGCGATGCCAACCATCGACGCGAGTCCAATGAATGAAATAAATTTGTGCATATATTTTCTTCCTTAAAATGGCAAAAGCTCCTGGGGTTCTTTTTCCAAGCAGTACTTTGGTGATACACTGGCCAGTTGTCTTCCATCAATAATTTTTTTATATTTTTGAATATAGTTTTCGGCCATAATGAGAGAAGTGAAATGTTCAAGAGTATAATTGCGAATTTGGTCTGAATCAAAGGTTCTAGGAAATTCAATAATTGATTGTTGAAAACTATAATAATTCTCACAAATTACTCCAACTTCTGGAATAACAAGCTCCGGTAACGAACCATAGGGAGAGACTATTGCGGGAAGACCCTGAGTCATTGCTTCGATAACAGCTAATCCAAAAGGTTCATGCCAACGGACTGGAAAGAGTAACGCATCTGAGTTTCTTAGGAGTTGCATTTTTTGTTGCTGTCCAATCATTCCCCTATAGGTAATATTTGAACTAAAGCTAATCCCTTTTCCTCCGGCCACATCGAGGTGTTTGTTTGCTTTTTTCACGGCCTTAATACAATCTTTGAGATTTTTTACTTTCCAGCTGGCCTTGGCCAAGAAGACAAATTTTTCCTGACCTCTTTTTATTGGAACATATGGGTATTCGTCCATATCAAGACCGTTATACACGAATTGATCGCTCCCATGAATTTGAGCATGTTTTTTTGAAACAAAGACAGTATTTACAGGAAATGACTCCCCTATTTGTCCAATTCCATGAATAGTGAGAAGAAAAGGGAGGTCCTTTACAAGTTCATCATATCTGGTACTTGAATGTATAACATCATAGTTATGGGGGAGTAAATGTCTCCAATCATAAGATTCATTTTGTACCCAAGGAACAAGTTTTACACCAATAGATCCAACCTCTGAATCAGGGGTACCG from Halobacteriovoraceae bacterium includes these protein-coding regions:
- a CDS encoding 50S ribosomal protein L9, with product MKVILTEKVPALGNVGEIVNVSAGYGRNYLVPKNLAVIADDKNKKAFENQKKALAKKVAEEYKYALDLKKKIDGLNIELVKKVGNNGKLFGSVTNSELSKILSERTIEIERRLLIIETPIKSTGTFNVKAKLFPEVEANFTVKVTMDPVQAEEMKKKQEAAIAKKAKAKADAEAQATDEATAEEVQEEVQA
- a CDS encoding DUF2232 domain-containing protein produces the protein MSNTGPEIQNPTVSDLNWSRWFFLSVVFIVLSTTGLLSLFAPAPILFSLIMYGKNKTMLMGAFSILVIYLFSIIFNNVNPLFFGVVSLSFFYGVMLYQIFVKEMDPVEGIVKIGAIIAGLSFLILGLSILGLEISVVEQFEKILVSELEHYKQLDPDLFAKGGERARYLEDVLKNPKEMATTIVSILPSVFFVGIFLSLWASLFSVLRASHIWIQKSTYPYTSNDLVNFKSPNYLVYFLIVGLSCVLFSDFSPHLKLDYVGGNILACVGVFYFFQGFGIYISLLNKLQIKGFIRSLFVVFTIWSLWHVVVIVGVFDQWFDFRKMINRNKEN
- the rpsR gene encoding 30S ribosomal protein S18, which codes for MIYELAVVARPDATEDQVASLKKIVSEVTEANLGSVLLSDDWGTMRFPQPTSSGLQSGNYLYFIYKSDSAANKEIQRRLGINESVIKYMFVKLGEASQEQQILKNYKTPFSKAKKGTEVEDTEGEESEKGRKKFAKRKNCWFTSNKLIADWKDPNTYAWLVNEFGKIGPARVSGVSRKHQRFVNTAIKRARQIGVASYMNNRIAERI
- the rpsU gene encoding 30S ribosomal protein S21, yielding MSNDSVKVVVSGSFTADKALRKFKRMCESAGILKEYRKRKEYKKPSMRKKEKLQASEKRRAKENTKSFRRSKI
- a CDS encoding Rne/Rng family ribonuclease, producing MPKQMIINKTLGESRAALLENGEILDFIIEREGHKSPNFPRVGNIYCGKVARVLPGMQSAFVDIGFDKAAFLYVDDAYIPTLEEQREMVAKAEEAKKKLEDLGERNVGNVIPDELSTLSEQVDMRFRPECSIESFLKEGDEIVVQVAKEPISTKGPRVTRHITLAGRHIVYMPLIEHTGVSRRIENEKERERLKEILDTIRPEGKGIIARTVAEGQSYRVLKNDFNMLVKMWKDIQKNFDKKKAPYLVYKDLSFVQRVLRDITDEHVEKVVLDTKEHQKEVDKFATKFLPSLKGKIELYNKKDVPIFEKYGIDLEIERGLSNKVYLRSGGSLNIDQTEALVSVDVNTGKFIGRKTLEDTILRTNLEAVKELAYQLRLRNCGGLIIVDFIDMEKVEHREQVYTSLLEALKKDRAKTNVLPISGLGLVEMTRKRTRDTLTRILCTQCPYCEGTGRVKSTTTVCFELIRELQKVIGKSTGNKVFIYAHPEVTARLCDDDFDVIENLEEKFSKTLVIRSENNYHIEQYEIFPQEY
- a CDS encoding NupC/NupG family nucleoside CNT transporter, with the protein product MHKFISFIGLASMVGIAFALSNDRKNIKWKTVVNGILLQVLLAIIILKTNIGKMFFSYAKDFFQGILNFTSEGSMFLFGDLARAEKLGFVFATMVLPTIIFFGSLMSVLYHLGVMQKIIKFTAHIMMKVMNTSGVESLAAAANIFAGQTEAPLVVKPYISKMTKSELMALMSGGMATMAGGVLAAYVGLGIDAGHLLAASVMSAPAALVCAKILVPETVDSVTNDHIRSLEIEEHVNIIDAAASGAAEGMKLALNVGAMLLAFIALIAMLNGGLSVLEKGINSFYSMFSPANPKLIEGLTLELILGYIFAPIAALMGVPLSESVIVGSLLGKKVVINEFVAYLDLKDQLSSLSPRAVVISTYALCGFSNFSSIAIQLGGIGTIAPSRRKDLANLGIKSLIAGSLACFMTACIAGIFI
- a CDS encoding glycosyltransferase; the encoded protein is MNIVFVHPIKLPVTKYGGTERVVYWLMKALVHLGHNVTLIGTPDSEVGSIGVKLVPWVQNESYDWRHLLPHNYDVIHSSTRYDELVKDLPFLLTIHGIGQIGESFPVNTVFVSKKHAQIHGSDQFVYNGLDMDEYPYVPIKRGQEKFVFLAKASWKVKNLKDCIKAVKKANKHLDVAGGKGISFSSNITYRGMIGQQQKMQLLRNSDALLFPVRWHEPFGLAVIEAMTQGLPAIVSPYGSLPELVIPEVGVICENYYSFQQSIIEFPRTFDSDQIRNYTLEHFTSLIMAENYIQKYKKIIDGRQLASVSPKYCLEKEPQELLPF